CATTATGCTTTGCTATTCCTGCAGCTTCTAGGAAATTACCCATCTCCATCTCTAAACTCAACAGTTCATCAACAAGATTCCGAGAATTTAGGAATGCCCGTACATGATCCATAGAGCTGAAAGCTTTAACAAAAGGCATCATATGCTTTATGTGACCACGCTCAAAATAATGTTGAGCACAATTATCCAGATACTTTGTTCTAATTGCAGAAACCTCCAAAGATTTTGAATTCTCAAGCGAATGTTCCTCCTCTAACTGCTGCAGAAACTGTAGGCCCAGATTGAATAATTTTTTCCCTTTCGAGCACATGGAGAAACACTTTGTGTAACATTTAGCTTTCAAGAACACTTCAGCTGCCTCCGACCAGCATTCAGCCATAGCAAAACAATCACCAGCATCCTCAAGTTTAGAAGTACCGCATTTTTGCATATAGACCATACCTGtggcaaggaacacaatgtttagTCAGACAGAGCTTCATGGAGTGTGAGGTAAAACTATCCATATGAAAGCTAAAAATTAGCATGTCCGTAATTTATGTAGGGATATCATTTCGAAAAAAACGTTTTGAAATTTGATGACATTTACTTATATGGCAGCTCTTTAAGGACAACGTAAAACGTTACGGAATGATGAAATCTCAAAGTATGGATACATCTTGGAAATTATTTTTTGTAGTCACCTAATTTGATATAGCAAGTAGCAGCTTTCTCATGCATGCCTATGGACTCGTAAATCTCTGATGCTGTTTGCAATGAAGCCTTGCCCAACTCCAAATTTGTTGAGATGACACGGTTAGCAGTCGCTACAAGTCCAGCAGCTCTCGCCAACTTCTCTCTATGTGCATCACCGGCCTTTTCAAAGCACATAGTAGCCATCTCGAATTGCCCCTCATTGAATAActataaaaaagagagagaactaGTGACATGGAATAACAATGGTAAACCTGTAAGTAGGTACGCGCCATGACCCGCCTAACAAAGAATTTGTGTGCATAGAACAACTGAGACAAAAAAACATGAATTTCACAAGACTAAGAAGTAAGAACACACAGAAATTACTCAATAGGCAACATAATGCATAGCATGGTAAATTAAAATTGGCTTTCCAGACTAAATAAGTAAGATCACCAACCTTGGTTCCCCGTAGCCTCCAATCATCACTGCTGCTCCCCGTCTGCATTGCCTGAATGAGGGAAGAATCTAGTAATCTAACTTCTACTAGACACAACTTCTTCCAGTAGTCAAACATTGGTCGACAGTAATCCTCCGTATTTTCACATATCCAGAGTCTTTGCCTAGTGCGTGTGATTGCAACATATAGTTGCTTCAGCTCTGAACAGAGAAGATAATGCTTGCTTCTGTCGAAACCAGGATGAGAGATCTCCTCAGAGTGTGATATAATATCTCTATCTTTCATGTAGCCATAGAGAACTCTCCATTTGTTTCTTAAAGGCGACGAACCAAAAAAGTTGTACAACAGCACATCCTACACAATATCTATGGGGTAAGTACACATTTTGAAACAGTGTTCTACAActaaaatattttgcaaaatgaacagagatgAAACTAAATTTATAAGCCCATACCTGAAACTCAAGGCCCTTACATTCAACAATGGTCAAAACAAGAGCTTGTTTACCAACAAGATCAATAATTTGTTTTTTGGCAGCATCATCACGAACCAGTATGACTTGCTCAGCACCAAACCCGTGCAGGTTACCATGTTTGGTTTTGCTTTCTCCAAAAATGGTCATAATTACATTTTCATCGTTATCAGACTCCAGCAGCACAGGAGCTTCTCCGTATACAAGTCCAGTCTCTGGATTAAGCTTGTCAACACTTGATGGGAAAAAGAAGTACAGAAGGCTCATGATACTTTGTGCCATACGGAGGATGCCACAATGTGTGCGGAAATTTTGAGACAGTTGGAACATATCAGAGAGATGGACCTTTTTACCGTGTTTAAGTCCTTGATTTGACACTTCTGTTTCTGCCAGGAATGCAGTATAAAAAAGTGAACGGATATCTTCAAACCTGAAATCGATACCTCTTGCTATAGTCTGTGCAGTATCACCAGCAAAAAGGAAGCCTTCCTTGATGTTCATACAGACATACTTAAGAAGTGCTATTTGTGTCATGGTGAGATCCTGTACCTCATCTATGTAAACAAAATCCACCATATCGCCATGGTAGCCCTCAGATACAAGACTGCTGTGAAGACTATTGACAAAATCTGACAAATCAAACTCCTTGGCAGTACATTTCATACTCTCATATTCAAGGAATATATCATAAATTTTATCTCTCTTATCATTGTTCAAAGATGAAAATCTTTTATCTGAAAGCATCACATAATCTTGTCTTCccagtgtaacgcccggataatcaagctacagtaatcccacgctaatggtgccacgtcaccacagttactgttgctaatctaccgttaggtcaaaccgtttcaaaattcaaattcaaattaatattaacaataaaagtttttcaaaattgaaacaaaatgttcggtgggtgccgaatattacaagggtaattatagtaaagaaaacatatttttataaaatgcctaaataatttaaattgaattaaaacagaaaagaaaataaataaaaggaaaaagtgAAAATTAAAACAAAAGAAACCCCCCCCCTATTGGACCAGACGGCCCAACTCACCACCGGCCGGCCCATCCAGCCGGCCTGGCCCACCTCGCtcggtcgctccctccccttccctgttcccccgaccggggtcggaacaggggcacgtccccgccgcaccccctcgccggcgacgggggaggataaggccgccacgcccctCCTCCTCGATcacgcctcccactcgcccccactctcgccctcggttcctgcgcctctccctcctccctcggatccacctcgccctctccttccccttcgCATCCGAACGTCACCGCCGCCATGCctccggcctagccacggccaccgtgcccacctcgccgccccacggtgtctccaagggccaccgtcgcccgctgcttcgactggtgcagcccgttggagaccggagccaccgcaacgccccccccccccgacgtcgccgtcttcctcctctgctccgacaagctccgccgccgctcttcaccaactccggccgcgcccctgcagctactaaacccccaagggccaccgtgtgcgccgctcggtgagcccctgcttcctcctctctctctcgtgcgCCCTAGCTAGTTGCCGCCGaagcgcccgaacgcagcgccgcggagctcgtcgccgacgagtctTCGGTGACCAAATGGACATGGGCGTGTTGCCATTGAACTCGCCGCGTCGAGTAGGGCCCGACTAGCCCTCCCGTTTGCCCATTAACGCGTGGCACCGCCGTTCCCTCTCGCGGCCGAACGCCGGCGTCCGCCGCGCCACTCGTCGCCGTCGCTACACAGCCTCTCCGGCCACGGTGTCGCTACCGTTCGACGCGGCTTCGTCTCTGCGttcgaacgcgcccagccccgcGATGAACCATGCCCCGCAGCCTCGCCATCAAACTCACCCGAGCCCCGGCGTCCGCCCCGCTCATCGCCGGCGACGCTGCGGCCCTCCTCCGACCAAGCCACCACCTCCATTCAATGCGCCACGGCGCGGGCCTTCGAATGAGCcaagccccgctcctccccgagccccgtagcgcgattccggccaactccggcgaggggccgcctctgttttggtcgccggagtcgctccggcgccggccgccgacgtggctggcctggggccaccccagagccactgccagtgggccccgtgggtcccagttgactgggttgacccagtcaactgctgactgggcaggccccagccactgacgtgcgggccccaccgcttaatcctgtaattaaaacattttaataattaaaactaattagtttagttgattagacaatgacaggtggggtccagtagttaactaatctaaatttagttagtttaatcttttgttagtccactgtctatgacaggtaggacccactggtcagtttgacctggtcagccgctctgttgactgctgaggtcatcattacgtcatgctgacgtcatattccttttctgttaaattaaataattccagaaaatgattaaatctttagaaaatcatatcttttaatccgtagctcggatggaaaaactttgtacatgaaagttgctcagaacgacgagacgaatccgaatacgtaggttcgtccaccacacctccctaacctatcgaacacgcaactttccccctccgtttcatctgtccgaaaatgcgaaacatcgggaatactttcccggatgttccccccttcgccggtaccacctactgccgcgttaggacacacctagcaccgctcattgccatgtcacgcatcgtcatgcttatgtttgcattgtatttactgtttcttcccccctcttctctccggtagactacgagaccgacactgctgctgcctagttcgactacggagttgacgacccctcctacttgccagagcaaccaggcaagcccctccccttgatcaccatatagcgcctattcttctttatactgcttgcattagagtagtgtagcatgttactgctttccgttaatcctatactgatgcatagcctgcccttgcttctactattgttacctttacctgcaatcctacatgcttagtatagggtgctagttttccatcagtggccctacattcttgtccgtctgctgtgctatactatcgggccgtgatcacctgggcggtgatcacgggtatatacttatatactctatacatgacacatgtggtaaatAAAGACGGGtcagctcgtaggagtacccgcaagtggatctttgtggcggagcgacagggcaggttgagaccgcctaggtgagaggtgggcctggccccggacggcgtccgcggttacttcgacataacacgcttaacgagttcttggtatttgatctgagtctggccatttggtctatacgcactaaccatctacgcgggagtagttatgggtatcccggcgtcgtggtatcagctgaagccttcgtgacgtcagcgactgagtggcgcgcgccggattggactggaacgccactaggctaggtctgcttccggccgcgtacgcaacgtgcaggtgtgcataggcgatgggcccagacccctgcgcgcatagggttagaccgacgtgctgacctctctgttgtgcttaggtggggctgcgacgtgttgatcttccgaggccgggcatgacccagaaaagtgtgtccggccaaatgggatcgagcgtgttgggttatgtggtgcacccctgcagggaagtttatctattcgaatagccgtgtccctcggtaaaaggacgacccggagttgtaccttgaccttatgacaattagaaccggatactgaataaaatacacccttctaagtgccagatacaacccggtgatcgctctctaacagggcgatgaggaggggatcgccgggtaggattatgctatgcgatgctacttggaggacttcaatctactctcttctacatgctgcaagatggagatgtccagaagcgtagtcttcgacaggattagctatcgccctcctattctggcattctgcagttcagtccactgatatgcccctttacacatatacccatgcatatgtagtgtagctccttgcttgcgagtattttggatgagtactcacggttgcctttctccctctttttccccctttcctttctacctggttgtcgcaaccagatgctggagcccaggagccagacgctaccgtcgacgacgactcctacgacactggaggtgcctactactacgtgcaggccgctgacgacgaccaggagtagttaggaggatcccaggcaggaggcctgcgcctcgttcgatctgtatcccagtttgtgctagccttcttaaggcaaacttgtttaacttatgtctgtactcagatattgttgcttccgctgactcgtctgtgatcgagcacttgtattcgagccctcgaggcccctggcctgtattatgatgcttgtatgacttatttatgttttagagttgtgttgtgatatcttcccgtgagtccctgatcttgatcgtacacatttgcgtgcatgattagtgtacggtcaaatcgggggcgtcacaagttggtatcagagctgactgcctgtaggaatccccctttccacactccttggccgaagtcgagtctagacattacaaaatttttactaacatggttgtgtgtcttatgggcccacgttgccattgggtggtactaggatcttttactcctcgacctttactctgggactctgaactctcttctactcgggttaaacgaatttactaactctaacactaggatcccgtgaccgcattcaccccaaagttggataagccatagttatttcttagaatagtattttgaacaattcacacactgtcatttgactcctttgaaacgtctttgctttcagatggaacccacgaggcaggtcgtgcgccacacgacggccattggtgcctcgggatcacctgctgtgctagctgagatgatgacctatctgggttatcgctggcaccctgaatacaccgtctacgaggagtaccaggactttaaccaggagcagtaccgtgccatcgtccacctctactcgcgggagtatgactccactactgtgctgcacaccgctcatggtgttggagtgaccatcgatatggctgtccacgatgcctatgctgctctgacacgtcttcgtggagagtatcgggagttggacacctcccctttcaggcacattgctatcgcatctgatgttggtgcggagggatactatactgctgcctactccactgtcacccgagagcccttctaccatcagaacctggttctgcatgctgatgggctggatcgagctaaccgagctcttcgccacgagatgtacaccacccgtcagcacctttaccgtgctctgacgctgctgcacccctttgtctgatctggacagctaccgcgtactgcgatctacccagccaggaccgtgatgccccacggtgtcggttggccagaggtgggaggctactctcccgcacttggtcctcttctgccacctgagcgtcgggctctacacctgagtatccgcggcccccagtctgctgacgtggagggctatccgttgcctcactaccagttgtcgggctacgattacctccacagtacctcttgggactgatgtaggcttgcttgtagtgttggatgcattcgccgcgagcctgtgagccgcctatgttgttttagtctatgtactgaactctgtgtactgaactctatgcatgaccccttttgtaagttatgccgactactatgtagtagctatcgtgctcctttctttatgcatgtttcatcatgaatgattcttgtctttgcaaattttctcaatgctgaactacccatgttatatattagcaggatggttagaccaggtggtcgtggtcgtggtggcaatgccccaccaccacgtgagtacatggctggtatgatccaacagttcgaactgaaccgccaattcatggaaaatatgatggctcagtttcctcgccccaatatggaccaacCACCAACcctagtaactctgcaggatttcatgcgcctcaatccaactgtgtatcgcagctcaactcaacctctggatgctgatgactggctccgtgacatcacctatgagatggagcctgccgatgtagcccctgccagctatgtcaactttgcttccttctttctgaagggacccgcagctcaatggtgggacagccacaggcgtactctgccagctggaacaatcatcacatggccagacttccaagcagctttccgtgcccgtttcattcctcagggagtcatggaccggaagaagcgtgagttccgcaacctcacccaaggcaacaaaactgttgaagcttatcaacgggagtttctggacttgtctcgctatgctgaagaggacattgcaactgatgcacgcagacaggagaagttccgtgatggccttcaagctgacatcaagctcgcacttctagtgcatgactttgctgatttcgccaccttggtgaacaaggccatcaatgtcgaaactggtctgcaggaataccagagctctcacaggcgcaaccgtgacacgggctcatcttcgggcccgccctcacagaagcgtaagatatggatcccgaacagcatgtaccgtccaaatgcatctgccccaaggcagacctatgctgcacctcgtctgcctccaccaccatctaggcagacaagacttccagctccaccgtcccaagctcctgttcccactcctaataatggcttgtgcttcaggtgtggtcaaccaggacaccgtgctagagaatgcaaccagaaccagaatcaactggcccttccagcaactggccgtggtaacaaccagccccgcaacaacaatgctaagtcttatggtcgtgctcatgccaaccacgttgatctcaacgaagctcaagaccagcctgctactgtgatgggtacactcctcgtaaattcagtaccagcatccgttttatttgatacaggtgcatcgcattcattcatgtcagaagattttgcatacaagcacgacgttaaatgtgaggagatgaacacctcggtattggtcaaaacccccgtgggacagtgtcaaacctccctggttggcatcgatgtccccgtggaagtcgaagggctggaattctatgcctctcccattatcctgaagtcgtctaacatcgacctcattttggggatggattggttgaaagcgcatactgcttctatagtttgcgccactaagaccgttcaTCTACTTCACCCTttagatgaaatagttgcttaccaagctcatctggtgcaaaatgccgaggccaggctctatgcattgaatgcattgaacgctgcaccactcgagggcattgaaaacattcccgtcgtgcgtgaattcctcgacgtcttccctaaagaacttccagggattccccctgctagagctgtggaattcatcatcgacttgaaaccaggcaccactcctatagccaagcgaccctacaagatgccgccgcatgaactccttgagcttaaggaggaaatagacaattctcttcgcaaaggattcattcgccccagttgctctccttggggagcaccttctctctttgtcaagaagaaggatgggacaaaccgattagttcaagactaccgtcctataaaccaagccaccattcagaataagtatcctcttcctcggatcaatgatttgtatgatcaactggctggttcatcagtgttctctaagctcgacttgaggctgggttaccaccagatccgtgttcgcgaagaggatatcccaaagaccgccttcgtgactcgatatggttcatacgagtacaccgtcatgtctttcggtttaaccaatgctccagccaccttctctcgtctgatgaactatatattcatggattacctcgacaagttcgttgtggtttatctggatgatatcctggtattttccaagaacgaagaagaacatgctgaacatcttcgacttgtgctggaaaagctacgagagcatcaactatatgccaagttctccaaatgtgaattctggctacccgaagtaacctatcttgggcatgtcatctctaaggatggtattgccgtcaaccctgaatgagtccaggctatccttgattggactcctcccaagaacgttaagcaagtcagaagttttctcggtctcgccagctattgccgtcgattcgtcgagaacttctccaagatcgctaggcctctgactaacctgttgcataagggcgtcaagttccaatggacagacaaatgtcaggaaagtttccaggcactcaaagacaagttgacttctgccccagttctagctccacctgatactaagaaggactttgtcatttactgcgacgcttcccgtcaaggattaggctgtgtcctaatgcaagaccgcaaagtgattgcttatgcctctaggcaattgcgccctcacgaagagaactacccagttcacgacctcgaacttgctgctgtcattcatgcgctgaagcagtggcgacattaccttctcggtaatcgttgcgagatcttcactgaccaccaaagtctgaagtatctgtttactcagccagacctgaacctccgtcagcagagatggatggagcttgttgcagactttgacttgggtatttcctatacgccaggcaaggctaatgtaatggctgatgccttgagccgcaagtcttactgcaaccacctccaggttcacaaagttcagccctcgcttgttgaagaattcaggaagctgaacctccatattgttcctccgggtgcactcgctccccctcctaaggagtttggcaagatgaacctccatgttgttacccagggttccctcaataccctagttgctaaaccagatctcgtggacagcatcaaaaggctacagaagtatgactctgaagcccacaagattgagcgctacctcgcagaaggaaagccctcattcttcactattgctaaAGATGGCactttatacttcaagggccgcctagtggtgccatgtgcagagaaaaacctggatatgacacgggaagttatgaaagaagctcatgatacgcccctatgtatccatcctggtagtacaaagatgtaccaagacatccgtcagagattctggtggtctaatatgaagcaagacattgctcgatatgttgctgagtgtgacgtttgccgtcgtatcaaagcagaacatcaaagacctgctggaactctgcaacctatatctattcctgaatggaaatgggaccatgttgagatggacttcgtcactggatttcccaaatcacagaaaggtaatgatgctattcttgtcgtcattgaccggctttccaaagttgcacattttctggcggtcaaggaaacgatcactgctagtcaactggcaacgctctatatgtccaggattgtttcactccacggtattccattggttatcagctcagaccgtggcagcttattcactttaagattctgggcaagtttccaagaagccatgggaactcatctatcattcagtactgcatttcatcctcagtcgcaagggcaagttgaacgcgtcaaccaagttctcgaagacgtgcttcgagcttgtgttatttccttcggcaagaaatgggaggaatctctcccgtatgccgagttctcctataataatagctatcaagctagtctgaagatggcccccttcgaagtgttatatgggcgaaagtgccgaacccctctgaactggtcagaaacgggggaacgtccactcttcggtccggatattatccaacatgccgaagaacaagtccgcattattcgtgagaatctcaaagctgctcagtcacgtcagaagagtcagtatgaccgtcatcataaagacatggtctatcaacctggcgaaaaggcttatcttcgagtcacaccaatgaagggtgctcaccgcttcggaatgaagggcaaactagctcctcgctatattggcccattcactattctggaaaggcgtggaaaagtggcataccaactggagctaccgccgaacctttctcaggttcacgatgtgttccatgtgtcacagctctgccgttgcttcaaggacccaattcgagctgtggatcatgaagtgctcgaattgcagcaggacctctcctataaggagcatccggtccgcattctcgaccaagctgaacgccgcacacgtcagaaggcgatcaagttcctcaaagtccagtggtcgcaccattctgaggatgaagccacttggggacgcgaggatcgcctgcgtgatgaataccccgcactgtttccttctacctcctaaatctcgggacgagatttcttgtagtggaggagttttgtaacgcccggataatcaagctacagtaatcccacgctaatggcgccacgtcaccacagttactattgctaatctaccgttaggtcaaaccgtttcaaaattcaaattcaaattaatattaacaataaaagtttttcaaaattgaaacaaaatgttcggtgggtgccgaatattacaagggtaattatagtaaagaaaacatatttttataaaatgcctaaataatttaaattgaattaaaacataaaagaaaataaataaaaggaaaaagtgAAAATTAAAACAAAAGAACCCCCCCCTCTATTGGACCTGACGGCCCAACTCACCACCGGCCGGCCCATCCAGCCGGCCTGGCCCACCTCGCtcggtcgctccctccccttccttgttcccccgaccggggtcagaacaggggcacgtccccgccacaccccctcgccggcgatgggggaggataaggccgccacgcccctCCTCCTCGATcacgcctcccactcgcccccactctcgccctcggttcctgcgcctctccctcctccctcggatccacctcgccctctccttccccttcacatccgaacgccaccgccgccatgcctcCGGCCTAGCCatggccaccgtgccc
This region of Triticum aestivum cultivar Chinese Spring chromosome 2D, IWGSC CS RefSeq v2.1, whole genome shotgun sequence genomic DNA includes:
- the LOC123054440 gene encoding TPR and ankyrin repeat-containing protein 1-like, with product MLSDKRFSSLNNDKRDKIYDIFLEYESMKCTAKEFDLSDFVNSLHSSLVSEGYHGDMVDFVYIDEVQDLTMTQIALLKYVCMNIKEGFLFAGDTAQTIARGIDFRFEDIRSLFYTAFLAETEVSNQGLKHGKKVHLSDMFQLSQNFRTHCGILRMAQSIMSLLYFFFPSSVDKLNPETGLVYGEAPVLLESDNDENVIMTIFGESKTKHGNLHGFGAEQVILVRDDAAKKQIIDLVGKQALVLTIVECKGLEFQDVLLYNFFGSSPLRNKWRVLYGYMKDRDIISHSEEISHPGFDRSKHYLLCSELKQLYVAITRTRQRLWICENTEDYCRPMFDYWKKLCLVEVRLLDSSLIQAMQTGSSSDDWRLRGTKLFNEGQFEMATMCFEKAGDAHREKLARAAGLVATANRVISTNLELGKASLQTASEIYESIGMHEKAATCYIKLGMVYMQKCGTSKLEDAGDCFAMAECWSEAAEVFLKAKCYTKCFSMCSKGKKLFNLGLQFLQQLEEEHSLENSKSLEVSAIRTKYLDNCAQHYFERGHIKHMMPFVKAFSSMDHVRAFLNSRNLVDELLSLEMEMGNFLEAAGIAKHNGDVLLEVDMLEKAGLFEDATRLLLLHIIVDSLWSSNSRGWPPKRYAEKEQLLSKAKEMAEKVSECFYCFVCVEADALSDVNKSLPSLNCTLVEGRKCANLLVELVASRSILDVHLQSRASGYNIELGPGSEDENCCNDMLASNQMSPQTLFYVWNNWKSIIIKVLSQLCHADGPELNDYAVMYEDLCAKYFWIAKRW